Within Desulfolithobacter dissulfuricans, the genomic segment CGGTCAGGGCCGGAGGTTGCTCTGTTCACGGTCTATTTAGGTACGGCTGTTCTTGGCCTTGTTACCTGGGGGATGCAGTGAGCAAACCGGCTGAGAAGACACGGGAAGTAACGTCGTTCGAATACGACGGCAAACGGATAAGAGTCATCCTGGACAAACAGGGCCGACTCTGGTGGGTGGCGAAGGAAGTCTGCGAGGTGCTTGGGTTACGGAGCCCGTCCGTGATTGTACAGGTACTGGATGATGATGAACGGGTTAAAAAAAATTTAGGCCGCCAAGGCATGACCTGGCTCGTCAACGAGTCCGGGCTTCACGCCTTGATTTTCCGTAGTAACGAGCCCAAGGCCAAATCGTTTCGCAAGTGGGTAACATTGGAGGTGCTGCCCACGATATACGAGACCGGCAGTTACCGGATCAAAGAAAATCAGAATCCCTTCATCCTGTCGCCCATCGACCAAGAATCCAGCAAGTCTTTTCGATTGGCCGGACCTTCCAGCCACGGGAAATGGGAGACAACACCATTAGCCAACCACCCTGTCCAAAAGGAAAAGGTAGAGGCTACCCTGGAACCTGTTAATGACGGCCCCAAACCGCTGCCGGACTCACTTCCGTCCACTGAACCAGTGAACTTGCCGCCATGCTCATCAACCAATCATGTTTCACCAAACATATGCCTGCAATCAGCATTGTTTGGGATCGTAAAAAGAGGACATCGCAGAACAATGAACAACGAGCTGATAGCATCATTCACAGGCGCAACGGTTAAATTTTCGGGTCAACAATTTGACCAGGGAGACATGGATGTCTTCCTACAGGCTGTTCA encodes:
- the trfA gene encoding plasmid replication initiator TrfA — encoded protein: MSKPAEKTREVTSFEYDGKRIRVILDKQGRLWWVAKEVCEVLGLRSPSVIVQVLDDDERVKKNLGRQGMTWLVNESGLHALIFRSNEPKAKSFRKWVTLEVLPTIYETGSYRIKENQNPFILSPIDQESSKSFRLAGPSSHGKWETTPLANHPVQKEKVEATLEPVNDGPKPLPDSLPSTEPVNLPPCSSTNHVSPNICLQSALFGIVKRGHRRTMNNELIASFTGATVKFSGQQFDQGDMDVFLQAVHLSAKQKNQRPDGLVQFTVRSFLKAIGRKPGKSGQEWLLNSIRRLTTSLVEIEIRSRNQVAAPDRYGGSLIDEFYFRGATQTYYLKINPKLAALFDAGWSALDWQQRLCLRTDLARWLHGFYASQQAPYPCKVSTIQRLCGSEERRFSNFRIKLRKALEQLVESGAIRSWEIDREDKVHVQLPKRLPESNQQHG